In Streptomyces nodosus, one DNA window encodes the following:
- a CDS encoding glycosyltransferase, giving the protein MGAHRRPILFVSYAESGLLNPLLVLAEELSRRGVEDLWFATDEKARDQIESASADSELQFASLGDTVSQMSAVTWDDETYAEVTQRSRFKAHRAVIRHSFAPETRVEKYRALEKAVEEIQPALMVIESMCQFGYELAITKGIPFVLGVPFLPSNVLTSHVPFAKSYTPSGFPVPHSGLPGKMSLAQRVENELFRVRTLGMFMTKEIREIVEEDNRVRGELGISPEARQMMARIDHAEQVLCYSVAELDYPFPMHEKVRLVGTLVPPLPQAPDDEGLSDWLTEQKSVVFMGFGTITRLTREQVASLVEVARRLEGEGHQVLWKLPSEQQHLLPPAEELPANLRIESWVPSQLDVLAHPNVKVFFTHAGGNGYHEGLYFGKPLVVRPLWVDCDDQAVRGQDFGVSLTVDRPETVDTDDVLDKITRVLNESSFTERAEYYAGLLKAAGGRTAAADLLLGLPVLAND; this is encoded by the coding sequence ATGGGCGCGCACAGGCGGCCGATCCTGTTCGTCAGTTATGCCGAAAGCGGTCTTCTCAATCCGCTGCTCGTACTGGCCGAGGAATTGTCCCGGCGTGGTGTGGAGGATCTGTGGTTCGCCACGGACGAGAAGGCGCGGGACCAGATCGAGTCGGCGTCGGCGGACAGTGAGCTGCAGTTCGCCTCGCTCGGTGACACCGTGTCGCAGATGTCGGCGGTCACCTGGGACGACGAGACCTATGCCGAGGTGACGCAGCGCTCCCGCTTCAAGGCGCACCGCGCGGTCATCCGGCACTCCTTCGCGCCCGAGACCCGGGTGGAGAAGTACCGGGCGCTGGAGAAGGCCGTCGAGGAGATCCAGCCCGCCCTGATGGTGATCGAGAGCATGTGCCAGTTCGGGTACGAGCTGGCGATCACCAAGGGGATCCCGTTCGTGCTCGGGGTGCCGTTCCTGCCGAGCAATGTACTGACCTCGCATGTGCCGTTCGCCAAGTCGTACACGCCGTCCGGGTTCCCGGTGCCGCACTCGGGCCTGCCCGGCAAGATGTCGCTCGCCCAGCGGGTGGAGAACGAGCTGTTCCGGGTGCGCACGCTCGGGATGTTCATGACGAAGGAGATCCGGGAGATCGTCGAGGAGGACAACCGGGTCCGCGGCGAGCTGGGCATCTCCCCCGAGGCGCGGCAGATGATGGCGCGCATCGACCACGCCGAGCAGGTGCTGTGCTACTCGGTGGCGGAGCTGGACTACCCGTTCCCGATGCACGAGAAGGTACGGCTGGTGGGCACGCTGGTGCCGCCGCTGCCGCAGGCGCCGGACGACGAGGGCCTCTCGGACTGGCTGACGGAGCAGAAGTCCGTGGTCTTCATGGGCTTCGGCACCATCACCCGGCTCACCCGGGAGCAGGTCGCCTCGCTGGTGGAGGTGGCCCGCCGCCTCGAGGGCGAGGGCCACCAGGTGCTGTGGAAGCTGCCGAGCGAGCAGCAGCATCTGCTGCCCCCGGCCGAGGAACTGCCCGCGAACCTGCGGATCGAGAGCTGGGTGCCCTCACAGCTGGACGTGCTGGCGCACCCGAACGTCAAGGTGTTCTTCACGCACGCCGGCGGCAACGGCTACCACGAGGGCCTGTACTTCGGAAAGCCTCTGGTGGTACGGCCGTTGTGGGTGGACTGCGACGACCAGGCCGTGCGCGGCCAGGACTTCGGCGTGAGCCTGACCGTCGACCGTCCCGAGACCGTGGACACGGACGACGTCCTCGACAAGATCACCCGCGTGCTGAACGAGTCCTCCTTCACCGAACGCGCCGAGTACTACGCCGGGTTGCTGAAGGCCGCGGGTGGTCGTACCGCCGCCGCGGACCTGCTGCTCGGCCTCCCCGTCCTGGCAAACGACTGA
- a CDS encoding DegT/DnrJ/EryC1/StrS family aminotransferase, with translation MSYTYPVSMPWLKGRELEYVTEAVSGGWISSQGPYVRQFEEAFAAYNDMPHGVACSSGTTALTLALRALGVGPGDEVIVPEFTMIATAWAVTYTGATPVFVDCGDDLNIDVSRIEEKITPRTKVIMPVHIYGRQCDMDAIMNLAYEYNLRVVEDSAEAHGVRPVGDIACFSLFANKIITAGEGGVCVTRDAHLAEQMAHLRAMAFTKDHSFLHKKLAYNYRMTNMQAAVALAQTEQLDTILATRRDIEKRYDEALRDVPGITLMPARDVLWMYDLRAERSEELRAYLADQGVETRVFFKPMSRQPGYYDANWPSLNASRFSEDGFYLPTHTGLTAQDQEFITDRVRAFYGVL, from the coding sequence ATGTCCTATACGTATCCGGTCTCCATGCCGTGGCTGAAGGGCCGCGAGCTGGAGTATGTGACGGAGGCCGTCAGCGGCGGCTGGATCTCGTCGCAGGGCCCCTACGTCCGGCAGTTCGAGGAGGCGTTCGCCGCCTACAACGACATGCCGCACGGTGTCGCCTGTTCCTCGGGCACCACCGCGCTGACGCTGGCGCTGCGGGCGCTGGGCGTCGGCCCCGGCGACGAGGTGATCGTCCCGGAGTTCACCATGATCGCGACCGCCTGGGCGGTCACCTACACGGGGGCGACCCCGGTGTTCGTGGACTGCGGCGACGACCTGAACATCGATGTCTCCCGCATCGAGGAGAAGATCACCCCGCGCACCAAGGTGATCATGCCGGTGCACATCTACGGCCGGCAGTGCGACATGGACGCCATCATGAACCTGGCGTACGAGTACAACCTGCGGGTCGTCGAGGACTCGGCGGAGGCGCACGGGGTGCGGCCGGTGGGCGACATCGCCTGCTTCTCGCTGTTCGCCAACAAGATCATCACGGCGGGTGAGGGCGGGGTGTGCGTGACCCGGGACGCCCATCTGGCCGAGCAGATGGCGCATCTGCGGGCCATGGCGTTCACCAAGGACCACAGCTTCCTGCACAAGAAGCTGGCCTACAACTACCGCATGACCAACATGCAGGCCGCGGTGGCGCTCGCGCAGACCGAGCAGCTGGACACCATCCTCGCGACCCGCCGCGACATCGAGAAGCGCTACGACGAGGCGCTGCGGGACGTGCCCGGCATCACGCTGATGCCGGCCCGCGACGTGCTGTGGATGTACGACCTGCGGGCCGAGCGCAGCGAGGAGCTGCGCGCGTACCTGGCCGACCAGGGCGTCGAGACCCGGGTGTTCTTCAAGCCGATGAGCCGTCAGCCGGGCTACTACGACGCGAACTGGCCGTCGCTGAACGCCTCCCGGTTCAGCGAGGACGGGTTCTATCTGCCGACGCACACCGGGCTGACCGCGCAGGACCAGGAGTTCATCACCGACCGGGTACGCGCCTTCTACGGAGTCCTGTGA
- a CDS encoding cytochrome P450, with amino-acid sequence MTTFAPGCPVAFPLRRPGRPFPPPEYADYRAGEGLVRSELPASGPVWLVTRHEDVRTVLTDPRISADPSRPGFPRARRTGGAPSQSEIPGWFVALDPPEHDRFRKTLIPEFTVRKVRELRPAIQQIVDERIDALLAAGNSADLIADFALSVPSLVISDLLGVPKADRDFFEAKTKVLVTLSSTDEQRDEASKALLRYLNRLIQIKGRRPGEDLISRLLQAGTMNRQELSGVSMLLLIAGHETTANNIGLGVVQLLTNPQWIGDDRIVEEMLRYYSVADLVSFRVAVEDVEIGGQLIKAGEGIVPLIAAANHDGSVFDKPEEFNPERSARSHVAFGYGVHQCLGQNLVRVEMEIAYRTLFERIPTLELAVPVEELPLKYDGVLFGLHELPVTWS; translated from the coding sequence ATGACGACCTTCGCGCCGGGCTGCCCCGTCGCCTTCCCGCTGCGCCGGCCGGGACGTCCGTTCCCGCCGCCGGAGTACGCCGACTACCGTGCGGGCGAGGGCCTGGTCCGCTCCGAACTGCCCGCAAGCGGCCCGGTGTGGCTGGTGACGCGGCACGAGGACGTGCGGACCGTGCTGACGGACCCCCGGATCAGCGCGGACCCCTCCCGCCCCGGCTTCCCGAGGGCCAGGCGCACCGGCGGCGCCCCCTCGCAGTCGGAGATCCCGGGCTGGTTCGTGGCGCTGGACCCCCCGGAGCACGACCGGTTCCGCAAGACGCTGATCCCGGAGTTCACCGTGCGCAAGGTGCGGGAGCTGCGTCCGGCGATCCAGCAGATCGTGGACGAGCGGATCGACGCGTTGCTCGCCGCAGGCAACTCGGCGGACCTGATCGCGGACTTCGCGCTGTCCGTGCCGTCGCTGGTCATCTCCGACCTGCTCGGGGTGCCCAAGGCGGACCGGGACTTCTTCGAGGCGAAGACAAAGGTCCTGGTGACCCTCAGCTCCACCGACGAGCAACGTGACGAGGCCTCCAAGGCGCTGCTGCGTTATCTGAACCGGCTCATCCAGATCAAGGGCCGCCGCCCCGGCGAGGACCTGATCAGCCGGCTGCTCCAGGCCGGCACCATGAACCGGCAGGAGCTGTCCGGGGTGTCGATGCTCCTGCTCATCGCGGGGCACGAGACCACGGCGAACAACATCGGCCTGGGCGTCGTCCAGTTGCTGACCAACCCGCAGTGGATCGGCGACGACCGCATCGTGGAGGAGATGCTGCGGTACTACTCGGTCGCCGACCTGGTGTCCTTCCGGGTGGCCGTGGAGGACGTGGAGATCGGCGGCCAGCTGATCAAGGCCGGTGAGGGCATCGTGCCGCTGATCGCCGCGGCCAATCACGACGGTTCGGTCTTCGACAAGCCCGAGGAGTTCAACCCGGAGCGTTCCGCGCGCTCGCACGTGGCGTTCGGGTACGGCGTCCACCAGTGCCTCGGGCAGAACCTGGTGCGGGTGGAGATGGAGATCGCCTACCGTACCCTGTTCGAGCGCATCCCGACCCTCGAACTGGCGGTGCCGGTCGAGGAGTTGCCCCTGAAGTACGACGGCGTGCTGTTCGGCCTGCACGAGCTGCCCGTCACATGGAGCTGA
- a CDS encoding ferredoxin: MMVHVNVDVDRCVGAGQCVLTASDVFDQDDDGLVTVLAQPSDPSTVETVREAAVVCPSMAITVVEN, translated from the coding sequence ATGATGGTGCACGTCAACGTGGACGTCGATCGCTGCGTCGGTGCCGGACAGTGCGTCCTGACCGCGTCGGACGTGTTCGACCAGGACGACGACGGCCTGGTGACCGTCCTCGCACAGCCGTCGGACCCGTCCACGGTGGAGACGGTCCGGGAGGCCGCGGTGGTCTGCCCCTCGATGGCGATCACCGTCGTGGAGAACTAG